The following is a genomic window from Armatimonadota bacterium.
ATAGGGCGACAGCGGCTTGAAGGTGATGGCACGCGGGTGGTTCCTCGACTACCCCGGGGGCGGCACCCCGGGTAACACGCGCCGGCGCGGGCCATTGTGTGGAGACCAGGTTCGACAGCCCCCATGCCAAGCCTTCCCGCGGCGACGACGGGAGCTCCGTTCTTGCCTGTCAGGACAATCCGCCGCGTGGGCTGCGCCCCGCGGTAGCCATCGCCGCGCAGGATGATGCCCATGGGCGCGCCGAATATGGTCATAGCACAAACCACGAGGCGCCGCCTCATGAGGAGGGCTGAGTTGAAAGTCATCGGGATACAGACATCGCCCAACGAAGACGGACTGACCGCCACGATGGCCCGGATGGCGCTGGATGGCGCTGCTGCGGCGGGGGCGCAGGTCGAACTCGTGCATCTGCGCAAGCTGAACCTCGAGGCGTGCCGGCAGTGCGACGACGGCTGGGGGCGCTGCCGGCGCGAGGGGCTGTGTATCATCGAGGACGATCTCGAGAGCGTGCGTCAGCGCATCGGCGCGGCGAACGCGGTCGTCGTCAGCACACCCGTCTACTTCGGCGACGTCAGCGAGGTCGCGAAGTCGTTCCTCGACCGCCTGCGGCGCTGCGAGATTCACACCAAGGACTCGACGCTCAAGGGCACGCCGGTGCTGTCCATCGCGGCCGCTGGCGGGGGCGGCGGCGGCGGCCCGACCTGCCTGGTGAGCCTGGAGCGCTACTACGGGGTGCTCGGCTGGCCGGTCTTCGACGGCCTCATCGTCACCCGCCGCAGCCGGGAGTACATGCTCCACGCCGCCCGCGCCGCGGGGGAGAAGCTGGTCGCGCACGTCGAACAGGAAGCCTCAATAAGGGGCAGAGCACCTGCAAGTTAGAAGCCCTAAGCCGCCTGCCGCGGTCGGGGGTGCCAGCCCGCCGCTCGGCCTCAGCCAGTCGTCTTGTGCCGCCTGTCGGAGGGCAAGGGCGACGGAAGAAAAACCAATCCTCAGAATCGCACCGTCAGCTCGCCCGCGGCCATGCGGTCTTCGAGCCGAGTGCCGATGCCGG
Proteins encoded in this region:
- a CDS encoding flavodoxin family protein; amino-acid sequence: MKVIGIQTSPNEDGLTATMARMALDGAAAAGAQVELVHLRKLNLEACRQCDDGWGRCRREGLCIIEDDLESVRQRIGAANAVVVSTPVYFGDVSEVAKSFLDRLRRCEIHTKDSTLKGTPVLSIAAAGGGGGGGPTCLVSLERYYGVLGWPVFDGLIVTRRSREYMLHAARAAGEKLVAHVEQEASIRGRAPAS